The stretch of DNA TGGCCCTCCTCGGTCCCAACGGCGCCGGTAAAACGACGACCGTCGAGATCTGTGAGGGGTTCGCCGGACCCGACGCCGGGAGCGTCCGCGTCCTCGGTCTCGATCCGGTGGCCGACAACGACGAACTCCGCAGCCGCATCGGGGTGATGCTGCAGGGCGGCGGAGCCTATCCGGGCGCCAAGGCCGCCGAGATGCTTCGGCTGTGCGCCGCGTACAGCGCCGACCCGCTCGACCCGGACTGGTTGATGGACATCCTCGGGATCACCGACATCGCCAAGACTCCTTTCCGGCGACTGTCCGGCGGACAGCAGCAGCGACTGTCGCTGGCGTGCGCACTGGTCGGCAGGCCCGAACTCGTGTTCCTGGACGAGCCGACGGCCGGACTCGACGCTCACGCCCGGATCATGGTGTGGGAGCTCATCGCACGCCTCAAGTCCGACGGCGTCTCGGTGCTGTTGACCACGCACCACCTCGACGAGGCCGAAGAGCTCGCCGACCACATCGTCATCATCGACGCCGGACGCGCGGTCGCGTCGGGCACACCGGCCGACCTCGTCCGCAACGACGCCGAGGGGCAGCTCCGG from Gordonia humi encodes:
- a CDS encoding ABC transporter ATP-binding protein yields the protein MAVHRPSSPRLIIVHDASTSPNGSADRAAGETTLSIQGLIKRYGDVVAVDGLDLRMRRGEVVALLGPNGAGKTTTVEICEGFAGPDAGSVRVLGLDPVADNDELRSRIGVMLQGGGAYPGAKAAEMLRLCAAYSADPLDPDWLMDILGITDIAKTPFRRLSGGQQQRLSLACALVGRPELVFLDEPTAGLDAHARIMVWELIARLKSDGVSVLLTTHHLDEAEELADHIVIIDAGRAVASGTPADLVRNDAEGQLRLTADDVDDAALSAALPDGYTSSRTPAGDHVVRGDIDPRIVAAVASWCADNDVLVTSMTVDTNSLQDVFLELTGREVRA